One Oncorhynchus clarkii lewisi isolate Uvic-CL-2024 chromosome 28, UVic_Ocla_1.0, whole genome shotgun sequence genomic region harbors:
- the LOC139387499 gene encoding transmembrane protein 53: MEDDGMDYNIVFPDALISERHWHGTKEPVVILLGWAGCRDKHLAKYSSIYNEQGCVTICYTAPLKTVFVSESFGYKELSNTAHKLLEILYDYEVENSPIFFHVFSNGGFMLYRYIVELLHSHKQFSTLCIVGTVVDSAPGSGNVRGALRALTATLGPKINVMLRCVLLALFAVTVFLLRVVLYPITKYIHKNHYDAIREHPPTWPQLYLYSRADRVIRYSDVELMVNTLKEKGVSVESFDFKTPAHVSHFRDFPEEYSKRCLDFLTNCMKDSTPQIKKRHLIQH; encoded by the exons ATGGAAGATGATGGCATGGACTATAACATTGTGTTTCCAGATGCATTGATCTCGG AAAGACACTGGCATGGAACAAAGGAACCAGTTGTCATACTGCTGGGATGGGCTGGTTGCAGAGACAAACATCTTGCCAAGTACAGCTCCATTTATAACGAACAG GGTTGTGTCACTATTTGCTATACTGCGCCCTTGAAGACAGTATTCGTCTCTGAATCATTTGGCTACAAGGAGCTGAGTAATACTGCCCACAAACTACTTGAGATACTCTATGATTACGAGGTGGAAAACAGCCCTATATTTTTCCACGTGTTCAGCAACGGGGGATTCATGCTGTACCGCTACATTGTTGAGCTCTTGCACAGTCATAAACAGTTCAGTACCCTATGTATAGTTGGGACTGTGGTGGACAGTGCCCCAGGCAGTGGAAATGTGAGGGGGGCATTACGGGCTCTTACAGCCACTCTGGGACCCAAAATCAATGTGATGTTGAGGTGTGTTCTCTTGGCACTGTTTGCTGTAACTGTTTTCCTGCTTAGGGTGGTTCTGTACCCCATAACCAAGTACATCCACAAGAACCACTATGATGCCATCCGGGAGCACCCTCCTACCTGGCCCCAGCTGTACCTGTACTCCAGAGCTGATCGAGTGATTCGGTACAGTGATGTTGAGCTCATGGTCAACACTCTAAAGGAGAAAGGGGTGTCTGTGGAAAGCTTTGACTTCAAAACCCCTGCCCACGTGAGCCATTTCCGTGACTTTCCAGAGGAGTACTCCAAGAGATGCCTGGATTTCCTGACCAACTGCATGAAGGATTCAACACCGCAAATAAAAAAGCGACACTTGATCCAGCATTGA